The following are encoded in a window of Sphaerisporangium siamense genomic DNA:
- a CDS encoding glycosyltransferase, translated as MPVSPRTGPATTGLDQGKPTTRGRGDRPRIRHNDYSPLVPPPLGGWKPELPVSVVIPAHGGQHRLDLTLAALAAQTYPAGLLEVIVVDDGSEPPLRLPADRPENTRLVPAAPGGWGTAHALNTGAAHAEGAIIQRLDSDMVIYREHIEALARWHHLTDYVVTIGAKVFLEEPPLTAAQVRAAVAAGDLDSLFDIAAAIPSSTEATIRRLDGLRASKNPYHVCTGPTVSLRRDLFRAAGGLDPAVLRGEDTEFAYRLATRGAVFVPDMAACAVHLGIPAQRLDPDATVRVVAPFLAQRVPLRRDLRKERGRRWLVPYVEVVLDATGRAEPEVRAAVGAALNGGLPDVTVTLLGPWASLTEGRHPVLGDPHFEARLIREQFRHDPAVTLAAEAPRDPAPVPFRYTGPVDVPLARRSLEQMIKTLSETRAGLLVVEFPDGRTARLERTEAVNRARLLAAEGEDLAEVIALTHGVRHASSAEYWPSPAKDDGPQQTPRRPADGDGRPPRDGAPSTPGAPEKLVKRLRTALRGR; from the coding sequence GTGCCCGTCTCCCCGCGGACGGGACCGGCGACCACCGGTCTCGACCAGGGAAAGCCCACGACCCGTGGCCGAGGCGACCGGCCCAGGATCCGCCACAACGACTACTCCCCGCTCGTCCCACCCCCGCTCGGCGGCTGGAAGCCCGAGCTGCCGGTGAGCGTGGTCATCCCGGCCCACGGCGGACAGCACCGGCTCGACCTCACGCTCGCCGCCCTCGCCGCGCAGACCTACCCGGCCGGGCTGCTTGAGGTCATCGTCGTCGACGACGGCAGCGAGCCGCCCCTGCGCCTGCCGGCCGACCGCCCCGAGAACACCCGGCTCGTGCCCGCCGCGCCCGGCGGCTGGGGGACGGCGCACGCCCTCAACACCGGCGCCGCCCACGCCGAGGGCGCGATCATCCAGCGCCTCGACTCCGACATGGTGATCTACCGCGAGCACATCGAGGCGCTGGCGCGCTGGCACCACCTCACCGACTACGTCGTCACCATCGGCGCCAAGGTCTTCCTGGAGGAGCCGCCGCTCACCGCCGCGCAGGTGCGCGCCGCCGTGGCCGCGGGCGACCTGGACTCGCTCTTCGACATCGCGGCGGCGATCCCCAGCAGCACCGAGGCGACGATCCGCCGCCTGGACGGGCTGCGCGCCAGCAAGAACCCCTACCACGTCTGCACCGGCCCCACCGTGTCGCTGCGGCGCGACCTGTTCCGCGCGGCCGGGGGCCTGGACCCCGCGGTGCTGCGGGGCGAGGACACCGAGTTCGCCTACCGCCTGGCGACGCGCGGCGCCGTCTTCGTCCCCGACATGGCGGCCTGTGCCGTCCACCTGGGCATCCCCGCCCAGCGCCTCGACCCCGACGCCACCGTGCGCGTGGTCGCGCCCTTCCTCGCCCAGCGGGTGCCGCTGCGCCGCGACCTGCGCAAGGAGCGCGGCAGGCGCTGGCTGGTCCCCTACGTCGAGGTCGTGCTGGACGCCACGGGGCGCGCCGAGCCGGAGGTCCGCGCGGCCGTCGGCGCGGCGCTGAACGGCGGCCTGCCCGACGTCACGGTTACGCTGCTCGGGCCGTGGGCGTCGCTCACCGAGGGCCGTCACCCCGTGCTCGGCGACCCGCACTTCGAGGCGCGGCTGATCCGCGAGCAGTTCCGGCACGACCCCGCCGTCACCCTGGCCGCAGAGGCGCCGCGCGACCCCGCACCCGTCCCGTTCCGCTACACCGGTCCCGTGGACGTCCCCCTGGCGCGCCGCTCCCTGGAACAGATGATCAAGACACTGTCCGAGACCCGGGCAGGACTGCTGGTGGTCGAGTTCCCCGACGGCCGCACCGCCCGCCTCGAACGCACCGAGGCGGTGAACCGCGCCCGCCTGCTCGCCGCGGAAGGCGAGGACCTCGCCGAGGTCATCGCGCTGACCCACGGCGTACGGCACGCGTCGTCCGCGGAGTACTGGCCCTCCCCCGCCAAGGACGACGGACCCCAGCAGACCCCGCGACGTCCCGCCGACGGCGACGGCCGGCCCCCCCGAGACGGCGCCCCCTCCACACCCGGAGCCCCGGAGAAGCTGGTCAAAAGGCTGAGAACGGCCCTACGCGGCCGCTGA
- the rho gene encoding transcription termination factor Rho has protein sequence MSDTTELLSDATGTVSPVAGDTPTRAAARPRRRSGTGLAAMVLPELQALASSLGISGTGRMRKSQLIAAIQEKQGVSADGASPAAEAPAAAPAPVASAVTAEPAAERPTRTRRERSRPAPAETVAEVREERAPAAEAQPAEQAAPAAVAAEPAQAVQPEARPERAESRRERRSRGERRERGDNRPDNRGDNSRPEQRAADAGDTRPQGREQSRDQAQGRDRDRDRDRDQAQGRDRDPRGGDPRGGDPQGDDDRRGRRGRFRERNRRGRDRFDGNEPVIGDDDVLIPIAGILDILDNYAFVRTSGYLPGANDVYVSLAQIRRNGLRKGDVITGAVRQPRDGERREKFNALVRLDTVNGMDPEQSRNRPDFTKLTPLYPQERLRLETDPNILTTRIIDLVAPIGKGQRGLIVSPPKAGKTMVLQAIANAITRNNPECHLMVVLVDERPEEVTDMQRSVKGEVIHSTFDRPAEDHTTVAELAIERAKRLVELGHDVVVLLDSITRLGRAYNLAAPASGRILSGGVDSTALYPPKRFFGAARNIENGGSLTILATALVETGSKMDEVIFEEFKGTGNAELKLNRSLADKRIFPAVDVDASGTRKEEILLSRDELQIVWKLRRVLHALDMQQALELLLEKMRETQSNAEFLLQVQKTTVSSDRD, from the coding sequence TTGAGCGACACCACCGAACTCCTCTCCGACGCCACCGGCACAGTGTCGCCGGTCGCCGGCGACACCCCCACCCGCGCCGCGGCCCGGCCGCGCCGTCGCTCCGGCACCGGCCTCGCGGCCATGGTGCTGCCCGAGTTGCAGGCTCTCGCGTCGAGCCTGGGCATCAGCGGGACGGGGCGGATGCGCAAGAGCCAGCTCATCGCGGCCATCCAGGAGAAGCAGGGCGTTTCCGCCGACGGTGCCTCTCCCGCCGCCGAGGCCCCCGCCGCCGCGCCGGCCCCCGTCGCTTCCGCCGTCACGGCGGAGCCGGCGGCCGAGCGCCCCACCCGCACCCGGCGGGAACGTTCCCGCCCGGCGCCCGCCGAGACCGTCGCCGAAGTGCGCGAGGAGCGCGCCCCGGCCGCCGAGGCGCAGCCCGCCGAGCAGGCCGCCCCCGCCGCCGTGGCCGCCGAGCCCGCCCAGGCCGTCCAGCCGGAAGCGCGCCCCGAGCGCGCCGAGTCCCGCCGCGAGCGCCGCAGCCGGGGCGAGCGCCGCGAGCGCGGCGACAACCGTCCCGACAACCGCGGCGACAACAGCCGTCCTGAGCAGCGGGCCGCCGACGCGGGCGACACCCGCCCGCAGGGGCGCGAGCAGTCCCGTGACCAGGCGCAGGGCCGCGACCGCGACCGTGACCGTGACCGCGACCAGGCCCAGGGGCGTGACCGCGACCCGCGCGGCGGCGACCCGCGCGGCGGCGACCCGCAGGGCGACGACGACCGTCGCGGACGCCGCGGCCGGTTCAGGGAGCGCAACCGCCGGGGCCGTGACCGCTTCGACGGCAACGAGCCGGTGATCGGCGACGACGACGTCCTGATCCCCATCGCGGGCATCCTCGACATCCTCGACAACTACGCGTTCGTGCGCACCAGCGGCTACCTGCCCGGCGCGAACGACGTGTACGTCTCGCTGGCGCAGATCCGCCGCAACGGCCTGCGCAAGGGCGACGTGATCACCGGAGCGGTCCGCCAGCCCCGCGACGGCGAGCGCCGCGAGAAGTTCAACGCGCTCGTGCGGCTCGACACGGTCAACGGCATGGACCCCGAGCAGTCGCGCAACCGGCCGGACTTCACCAAGCTGACGCCGCTCTACCCGCAGGAGCGCCTGAGGCTGGAGACCGACCCCAACATCCTCACCACGCGCATCATCGACCTGGTCGCCCCCATCGGCAAGGGCCAGCGCGGTCTGATCGTCTCGCCGCCCAAGGCCGGTAAGACGATGGTCCTCCAGGCGATCGCCAACGCGATCACGCGCAACAACCCCGAGTGCCACCTCATGGTCGTCCTCGTCGACGAGCGGCCGGAAGAGGTCACCGACATGCAGCGCTCGGTGAAGGGCGAGGTCATCCACTCGACCTTCGACCGTCCCGCCGAGGACCACACCACGGTCGCCGAGCTCGCCATCGAGCGCGCCAAGCGGCTGGTGGAGCTCGGTCACGACGTCGTGGTGCTGCTCGACTCCATCACCCGCCTCGGCCGTGCCTACAACCTGGCGGCCCCGGCCTCCGGGCGCATCCTGTCCGGTGGTGTCGATTCGACCGCGCTGTACCCGCCGAAGCGGTTCTTCGGCGCGGCCCGCAACATCGAGAACGGCGGCTCGCTGACGATCCTCGCCACGGCGCTGGTCGAGACCGGCTCCAAGATGGACGAGGTCATCTTCGAGGAGTTCAAGGGCACCGGCAACGCCGAGCTGAAGCTCAACAGGTCCCTGGCCGACAAGCGTATCTTCCCCGCGGTGGACGTCGACGCGTCCGGCACCCGCAAGGAGGAGATCCTGCTGTCCCGGGACGAGTTGCAGATCGTCTGGAAGCTGCGCCGGGTGCTCCACGCGCTCGACATGCAGCAGGCGCTGGAGCTCCTGCTGGAGAAGATGCGCGAGACGCAGTCCAACGCCGAGTTCCTGCTCCAGGTCCAGAAGACCACGGTCAGCTCCGACCGCGACTGA
- the thrB gene encoding homoserine kinase, with protein sequence MASSSVVVRVPATSANLGPGFDSLGLALALYDEIEASVHDDVGGSPAARSVQVSVEGEGAGELDLGEGHLIVRAMRAAYDRAGVPQPRGIRLRCHNRIPHARGLGSSSAAICAGLLAARALGADALTDDEVFALATEMEGHPDNVAPCLSGGLTIAWTELSGRPRKLELSPHGGVRPVVFVPRTRLSTETARGLLPKDVPHADAAANAGRAALLIAALTQCPRSEVLLAATEDRLHQAYRAPAMPGTADLVQRLRVAGVPAVVSGAGPTVLVFGTPDTHDLIASEVGNDWHIQPLDVDRSGAAVQFPETR encoded by the coding sequence ATGGCATCGAGCAGCGTCGTCGTCCGCGTGCCCGCCACCAGTGCCAATCTCGGGCCCGGCTTCGACTCGCTCGGGCTGGCCCTCGCGCTGTACGACGAGATCGAGGCGAGCGTCCACGACGACGTGGGCGGTTCCCCGGCCGCGCGCTCGGTCCAGGTCTCCGTCGAGGGGGAAGGCGCCGGCGAGCTCGATCTCGGCGAGGGTCACCTGATCGTCAGGGCGATGCGGGCCGCCTACGACCGGGCGGGCGTGCCCCAGCCGCGCGGCATCCGGCTGCGCTGTCACAACCGCATCCCGCACGCGCGCGGCCTCGGGTCGTCCTCGGCGGCGATCTGCGCGGGGCTGCTCGCCGCCCGCGCGCTCGGCGCGGACGCCCTGACGGACGACGAGGTGTTCGCGCTGGCCACCGAGATGGAGGGCCATCCGGACAACGTCGCGCCGTGCCTTTCCGGCGGCCTCACCATCGCGTGGACGGAGCTGTCCGGAAGGCCGCGTAAGCTGGAACTGAGCCCGCACGGGGGCGTCCGACCAGTGGTGTTCGTGCCGAGAACCCGGCTTTCCACCGAGACGGCGCGCGGGCTCCTGCCGAAGGACGTACCGCACGCCGACGCGGCCGCGAACGCCGGACGCGCCGCCCTGCTCATCGCGGCGCTGACCCAGTGTCCGCGGAGCGAGGTTCTGCTGGCCGCCACAGAAGATCGTTTGCACCAGGCCTACCGCGCGCCTGCCATGCCGGGCACGGCCGATCTGGTACAACGTCTGCGCGTGGCGGGCGTTCCCGCGGTCGTATCGGGGGCCGGTCCGACGGTTCTCGTGTTCGGAACGCCGGATACCCATGATTTGATCGCGTCGGAAGTGGGTAATGACTGGCACATCCAGCCATTGGACGTCGACCGATCCGGTGCGGCCGTTCAATTTCCCGAGACACGCTGA
- the thrC gene encoding threonine synthase → MFRAWRGLIEEYRDRLPVTTTTPVVTLLEGGTPLVPARRLSDLTGCEVSLKVEGLNPTGSFKDRGMTVAISKAVEEGAKAVICASTGNTSASAAAYAVRAGLTCAVLVPRGKIAMGKLAQALVHGAKLLQVDGSFDDCLEMTRKLAENFPIALVNSVNPHRLQGQKTAAFEIVDALGDAPDVHCIPVGNAGNISAYWMGYREYARDGVATRTPRMLGFQASGAAPIVQGAPVTHPHTIATAIRIGNPASWRLAEAARDESGGAIQAVTDRQIAAAYKLLAQEEGVFVELASAASVAGLLQAHEQGMLRHGERVVCTVTGNGLKDPDWAISGAPTPLTIPVDAFAAAGALELA, encoded by the coding sequence ATGTTCAGGGCATGGCGTGGCCTCATCGAGGAATACCGTGACAGGCTCCCCGTGACCACGACGACGCCCGTGGTCACCCTGCTGGAGGGGGGTACGCCGCTCGTTCCCGCGCGGCGCCTGTCCGACCTCACCGGCTGCGAGGTCAGCCTCAAGGTCGAGGGCCTCAACCCCACCGGCAGCTTCAAGGACCGGGGCATGACCGTGGCCATCAGCAAGGCGGTCGAAGAGGGCGCCAAGGCCGTCATCTGCGCTTCCACGGGCAACACCAGCGCCTCCGCCGCGGCCTACGCCGTACGCGCCGGGCTCACCTGCGCGGTCCTGGTGCCGCGCGGCAAGATCGCCATGGGCAAGCTGGCCCAGGCCCTCGTGCACGGCGCCAAGCTGCTCCAGGTCGACGGCTCCTTCGACGACTGCCTCGAAATGACCAGGAAGCTCGCGGAGAACTTCCCGATCGCCCTGGTCAACTCGGTGAACCCCCACCGGCTCCAGGGACAGAAGACCGCCGCGTTCGAGATCGTCGACGCCCTCGGCGACGCGCCGGACGTCCACTGCATCCCCGTCGGCAACGCGGGCAACATCTCCGCCTACTGGATGGGCTACCGCGAGTACGCCCGCGACGGCGTCGCCACCCGCACCCCGCGCATGCTCGGCTTCCAGGCCAGCGGCGCCGCGCCCATCGTCCAGGGCGCCCCGGTCACCCACCCGCACACGATCGCCACGGCCATCCGCATCGGCAACCCGGCGTCCTGGCGGCTCGCCGAGGCGGCCCGCGACGAGTCCGGCGGCGCCATCCAGGCCGTCACCGACCGCCAGATCGCCGCGGCGTACAAGCTGCTCGCGCAGGAGGAGGGCGTGTTCGTCGAGCTGGCCTCGGCCGCGAGCGTGGCCGGCCTGCTCCAGGCCCACGAGCAGGGCATGCTGCGGCACGGCGAGCGCGTCGTCTGCACGGTCACCGGCAACGGCCTCAAGGACCCCGACTGGGCCATCTCCGGGGCGCCGACCCCGCTGACGATCCCCGTCGACGCCTTCGCCGCCGCGGGCGCGCTCGAACTGGCCTGA
- a CDS encoding sensor histidine kinase: MTVDATARRPLRHRVPLGPYGPLGLLIDPMTWRAVPYLLVAGFATGTAWFVILAVGLSTALALVIVWAGLPLLLLAMLLWRGGAMLERRVLRLAFGVVIPDPYRPRPESGLVRHLGWLIGDPATWKDLGYLLLLFPLGLSEFLVSLTLWSCAIGLLAQPVVVLSGDITVISDGLVIDSLPGSLPWALCGVAALVVTLYVTRGMAWLHGLLAVALLGPGDEARVRHLRASRARGVDAAEAERRRIERDLHDGAQQRLLSVAMELGRAQAKFDSAPEEARELLARAHADAKAAIAELRDLARGIYPAILTDRGLDAALSALAARAPNRVDVVVELDERPPAAVESIAYFIVAESLANVAKHSVATEASVLVGREGHRVVVEVRDNGIGGAEAVPGGGLAGLADRAATIDGTLTIESPPGGPTVVRARLPYEW, translated from the coding sequence ATGACCGTCGATGCGACGGCGCGCCGGCCGTTGCGCCACCGCGTCCCGCTCGGGCCGTACGGCCCGCTGGGGCTGCTGATCGACCCGATGACGTGGCGCGCGGTGCCGTACCTCCTCGTGGCCGGCTTCGCCACGGGCACCGCCTGGTTCGTGATCCTCGCCGTGGGGCTCTCCACGGCGCTCGCGCTGGTCATCGTGTGGGCCGGGCTGCCGCTGCTGTTGCTGGCGATGCTGTTGTGGCGTGGCGGCGCCATGCTGGAGCGGCGGGTGCTGCGCCTGGCGTTCGGCGTCGTCATCCCCGATCCCTACCGGCCGAGGCCGGAGTCGGGGTTGGTGCGGCATCTCGGCTGGCTGATCGGCGACCCCGCCACCTGGAAGGACCTCGGCTACCTGCTGCTGCTGTTCCCGCTCGGCCTGAGCGAGTTCCTGGTCTCCCTGACGCTGTGGTCGTGCGCGATCGGGCTGCTCGCCCAGCCGGTGGTGGTGCTGTCCGGCGACATCACGGTGATCAGCGACGGCCTCGTGATCGACTCCCTGCCCGGTTCGCTGCCCTGGGCGCTCTGCGGGGTCGCGGCGCTGGTGGTCACGCTGTACGTCACGCGGGGCATGGCCTGGCTGCACGGCCTGCTCGCCGTCGCGCTGCTCGGCCCCGGGGACGAGGCGCGGGTCAGGCACCTGCGGGCCAGCCGGGCCAGGGGAGTGGACGCCGCCGAGGCCGAGCGGCGCAGGATCGAGCGTGACCTGCACGACGGGGCCCAGCAGCGGCTGCTGTCGGTGGCGATGGAGCTCGGCAGGGCCCAGGCGAAGTTCGACTCCGCGCCCGAGGAGGCCAGGGAGCTGCTCGCCCGCGCCCACGCCGACGCCAAGGCCGCGATCGCCGAGCTGCGCGACCTCGCGCGGGGCATCTACCCGGCCATCCTGACCGACCGGGGCCTGGACGCCGCCCTGTCGGCGCTGGCCGCGCGGGCGCCGAACCGCGTGGACGTCGTGGTCGAGCTGGACGAGCGCCCGCCCGCCGCGGTCGAGAGCATCGCGTACTTCATCGTCGCCGAGTCGCTGGCCAACGTCGCCAAGCACTCGGTCGCCACCGAGGCGTCGGTGCTGGTGGGACGGGAGGGCCACCGGGTGGTCGTGGAGGTGCGCGACAACGGGATCGGCGGCGCCGAGGCCGTCCCCGGCGGCGGCCTGGCGGGGCTGGCCGACCGCGCGGCGACCATCGACGGCACGCTGACCATCGAGAGCCCGCCGGGCGGCCCCACGGTCGTCCGGGCGCGGCTACCGTACGAGTGGTGA